The nucleotide window TGAAATCCGAAATAACTGCCATTTAGACGACTTATTTTTAATTAGACGAGGGTCACTTGCATCTTTGCTTTGCATTATACTATAAAAATTGAGACCCATGCATCATTTTGAGAATTCTGAAACCGTTTACAGTCGTGCAGTCGATGGTTTATACTTTTAATTGCCTCAAACTTTTAAAGGTCAAGGTTAGTGATTAGTTCAGTGTTTACATCTTCAAATGCCTTTGATTGTCTTCTGTTGTTTGTCGTAACTAACAGTAATGATGAAGATCAAATGTTTGCATAAGCTAAATTAATGTTGAGTTTAAACCACCGTTGGGTATATTTTAACAATCGTTCACAAGGTTACCGAGTTCTTgtgtcttaaggtagaatgcaccgcAGGGACAGctgtttggactctcaaacttttccaattcatttctgatttaccacttgtgggtgctcctcttagtttttgaaaatcgaaaatgttgtttttctccatagagttaacacaggaatggcggccattttgaatttcaaatatcggtaaataatgGGTCATTTATTgatccagtaccaaaatttgctcggcggctgatttttgttcttgattttgaaagagaatggttgaaagtttaagtctttcactttcgagggggCATACTACAATACAAAAAATACTTGCACTGTTGTTTTTCCGGCTATATGACTTTGAAATAAACCGTCAGGTTGTCGATGTACATGACTGAGATATTTTTTCTTAGATGCTTTCAATGGTgataatattatcaataaatgACCTGCAAATGACAAAGCACTTCGGTACAATGCAACTCTGTTTCACAGGTTTGTCTCTTCTGCCTGCGAGATTTTAGTGTAATTTCGTTAATCTCATTTAGAAAGGTGGGTGAGTACAATTGTCTTTCGGGTTGTCTCAATTGCCGAACGCTTTGGGAAACAAATTGTCAAGTCCGATATGGAAATCTAACGTTAAATGttagaatgagagagagagagagagagagagagagagagagagagagagagagagagagagagagaagataTCGATAATTTGAGACAGCAACGCTTTTATTCACAgctattattttattcaaaattttgtgggggtttttttggatttttttgcaCTGGATGGAGTAAACTGCCCGCGACCGTCAACCCTTTGCCAATTTAATAATCTCCTATCCCGTAGGAACACCTCCCCTAGGAGCTCTCTCAATTCTCAAACTCCCGTGCTGTCCTTTCCCCGCCAAATAATTTAATTAACCCATCGGCAGCAGTTATCCACTTTGAGAATAAAGGAATCCAAGCGTCTGTCAATAATAattatgatgataataatgaaaaaaatagggGTATACTCACAATGTATCTAATTTCTGATAAACAGACCTCAAAATGATAAATCACTCATTTGTAAGACGAAATGTACAATCTCAGACAACTGCAGACTAGACTAATGGAGGTTGAGACTACTGTTCAAAGAGGGAAGTTTTGTGAGAACATGACAGGACGAAGGTCAGAGGATGGTTACTCCAAAATTGTGgggtattcaaaatgtaagagtaTGACCTTTCGCCGAAAGAGACATTTTGGATGATGGGAAGACGAGAATCTTCGGAGGAAGAGTGATGTTGTCTTGTCAACCAACATGGGTTTTTAAAAATCGTCGGTTGAGGAATAATATTTTACTAATAGTTGGAGGAAAACAATAGGTATCGGAATCAAGGTGATTTTTGCACAAAAACTATGTTACCCGTCTTTACTGAAAATAGTTAAGATTTCAAATAAAATCTTATCGCACTGTAATCCACAAGAGTATCGTATTGCTCCCAAAATGTGGACCTTATCACTTTAAACCTATGTATCGTACCTAGAGACGAATCTTTGAAGAAAGGACACATTGATAATACGAATGACCGATCAAATCCTATAGACTTTTTACTAGCATACTTCAAGAATGACTACTTCATGAAAGCGAAGtagaatatacatatttgaaaatatgaatctATATTACATATTAAAACTCTGAACATTTACAGCAGAGAAAGGTTCAAATCTTTGCATCATCTATATTCAAAATGAAAGTGCTACAACACAATAGACAATATAGTCTAGCAAGCTATTCCTAAGAAAGTACTATGTCAAATAAACTGTGAAATGAAGAGAAATTCCGGCGTTATCTTCTAATTAAAGTTTGAAATATCGTGTTTCTAAtgtatttcatcattttatataaaacagtagaaaaatatagatatataatCTCGAGTTAAAATTTGACATACAAATTTCAGTGTATACGTTGTTTTACTtctatttatatttatacaaaAAAAGTTATATTAGACTTGCGTCTTTTCTGATAAAACTTACAAATTATCTTCTTTAGATGACTGAGTGACTGAACTTTGAACAATTTAACGTTAGAATCCATGAGTTTTGATATGTGAATTCAAGCAAGTTCAATAATCAATGACAATAAAATATGTCAATGCAGACATTACATTTCTGTGCGTAGACCtgtacaacacgattggaactaattttggcgAGTGGGATCTTTATATTGTTCAACTTTATCAAAAGTGTAAGTTGACCTAAACCtgtacaacacgattggaactaattttggcgAGTGGGATATTTATATTGTTCaactttatcaaaagtgttagttgCCCTATagatgaaagttgcaatatcaataatacaaattatcCATAAAAACTActgaattgcaaaaaaaagtagatgagcttaaggtgaagtactacaaattacgtcaaaattaagttgtggtgtcattttcttgaaactttgcacaaatatttttggaagttgtgcaagtgcaaaaatgaaataaaaaatgggggtcactgtttccatggaaacggacgttaaaatggcgccgttagaaataaataaaaatgatataattcacttaaactaaagaaagcaattataaaacgcttagcaaatgagttaattttaataaataccaagacttaagatccatatttattgaatgtatagttttcatgatgtttgtgaagaaattttaatataagtatcgattacaaaatgacgatatcgaaattatatcactacataattttcgaactttcttcctgtcgctttgaatggtgtcattttgaccaaacttggcgaataaactcctgacacaatatcatttagtttacacttgtAATAAAAGgttgtcaccacgctactttttacaatatctccaggtgaacgggtaatttgcgccatataaatgggagaaaaatgttaatttttcgctcatattgaataaaaaccagcttcctagggggtcaaaatatgacaaggtaataggtcacatgtatttctaagacactgggtcaaaaaattaggtaaaagcgcaatttcaacaatgacaggtaatgttaaatacatgcgctacaaaataacccatttgcggcaggctggagttaaatctgcgcagacacgttctaaagcgtgtgcgcgtccgaattcgtcgccctttaccttaagttTACTGACTAAACCAACATTACTATTGTCCCCTTTTCCTAAAtcagttcaaatcgtgtttacTTCACCACTTAAATTGGAACGGCAGGATGCGAGTTTATTCAGTGCCAGACTTTTAACGTTCTATACCAAAATTCTTGATACAAAAACGGACTCGTGAGTGGTCTGTTAATTGTATAACTTCATGACATGCTCCACTGACGAGTAAGGCCGGTACAAGCATTTCAGGAATTTATCTTAGCGGAAAGACGGAGTTAGAACCCCATTGCCAGAAAGTGTTTTATGTATTCTTAAATTTAAGGCATATTCCTCTGAAAATGTGGCCCTGTAATATTTGTTACCTAAGTTCAGCACAGTAGCTGCGAAATGGTATGAAAAGAACATATCCTTCTAGTGACTATTCTTTGGATACTCAATGTGGTACACCATTGATGAAGTGCTCCGACTGTGAAATGCTGGCTTTTTTAGCTTCCTCAACTTCCACTTTTGCCCAATACACTACCCCCAGCCTCCCGTCAAAAATTAAAGCATTGATTTCAGGGCCATTTTATCGCTACTGTCCTTCGAGAGACATTTCTTGTACGTCTGCAGCATTGCCGAACTTCGCTGTTGGGAAGTCGTGCGGAGATCGGACATGGTGGTCTTGCAACTGGTCGTCTCCTTCCCGCTGGATTTGACGCGGAATCTCTTGACAGCTCGTCGACAAGTGAAAGACAGACGACATATGTCTCTCTGCAAGGAAACAAAGATACACTTTTGGCTTTTGTAGAAATGTAAACTGTATTGTACCAGACCCTGGGTGTCGTTTGTATGAACGGCATTCTCTCTGAACATATAATACTCGACAAAATCAACATACATCAACGCAATGATCCATGGCAGGAACAAAACGACTGCTTTAGAGGCAGAATAAGTTTACTGAGTTTAGACTCAAATGCTTGACAGTAATCTTGGTGCGACAATGATGCTTTGTTCTGACTCTAAATGTGAACGTTGTCATCAAGGTTcgcaaatattgtatttttgcggGCCTGGGATATTTATAATCAGAGATATGGCCCTGCGGGTAATTGCTTTTAAGGTCGGGGAAAGTTGATTTATTTCAAAGCAGACAGGTTGGAAAAGTTACTCGGACAGTCTGGGAGTCGGAATCTGTTGTTTGTGAGGGTTTTACGAGGGGAAGGGTAAATTGAATGGCGAGAGGAGGGTATCGGAGACTGCAATATAAGTGGATGTGATAAAACAGAACCTGTGGAGAGTTTTAGCAGTGTTAGGAAAGAATAGCAGATCcattttaaaaatcacttacTAGCGGGTGAGAAGGTAAGATCATGTTTGAGTTtcctattttatattttaagtttGTTAAAACACCCTATAGAATATCacatatttacatacaaaaGCACCATTCGTCACAATTTCTCGAAATTGGCCAGCTGGCTGTCTCTCTTTCGTTAGCTTAATAAGACCCTGGGAAATAGCAGATCcattttaaaaatcacttacTAGCGGGTTAGAAGGTAAGTTAATGTTTGACTTTcctatttatattttaagtttgTTAAAACACCCTATagaatattatatatttacaaacaaaaggACCTTTCGTCACAATTTCTCGAAATTGGCCAGCTGGCTGTCTCTCTTTCGTTTGCATAATAAGGCCCtgggaaatttcattttgatttctcAACAACCTTCAGGACAATCCACGTCGaataaagagcaaagttaaaatGTAAAACTGGTAGAGTCCGAATACTGGTCTACAAGATAAACCCTCTTTTGGTCTATGGTATGAGGCGCCGATCTTTGATCTAACATAGTGCTGTCGTCTGCAAAACTGTAGATCTGCAGCTTGATATATTTGCATTGCCTGTTGTTTTTCGAAACATACCTTGAATCTATCACTGATAAAGACATATATGACTGGGTTTATTACAGCATCCACTATGACCATCCAGACGAACACACACGCTCTTGCAGTCATTGTTATCTTAGGCCTGGATTGCAGATACTGCGGGTTGTAGGTCAGGAAGAACAAGTTGTAGACGTGTACAGGAAGCCAACAGATTGCGAATAATATCACCGCCGATATAAGGGTGGCCATCGCCTTTAAAAATGAAGTTTATATTACCGAATTATAATACATAATGTACAACTGGCATTTTATTGAATGAAAGGCCGTTTCATTCTTACCGAGGTAAATTCCAAAAGAATAAATTCTTTCTTCTGATTAATGTTGTAAGATAatcaaaaaaattttgaccctTCGCTTTTCATATCATGAGAACAAAGGGTTCCCAAACGACAATGTAAAATGCCATAATCTACATAATCTAGTATGTGCGACAACAATGGACATACTAGAAATGATTTTATCGACGAAAGTTTAAAATTTCTAGAATATTATTTGACCCCAAGCACAAGTAATTTAATTTCTTCAAATATCTATATTACCTTTCGCTTGACCCGCAGTTGTTGCTTGTCCCTTGTCTGGTTCGAAGATCCGGGCAACTTTCGTCTCCCCAGCTTGAACGCCGCTCGGAAGTAGCAGACTCCGAGGATGAGAAGGGTAGTACGTACGTAGAGAAAAACATTGTCCATATGTACGCCTCCTTTGGCTGGACAGCAAATCCTGAAGAGGGCCAAGTTGCCAGGCAGAGGGAAGCCCTCCTATTGTCCTCAATGGGGAACCGCCTCACAGAGTGGTAGAGGGCGTATGGAGTGCAGATGACCGCCGCCGTCACCCAAATAATGACCACTAAAATTATCTTCTTTCTCGTCGTCAGTTTTTCCTTCAGTGGATACATGATGGCATGGTATCTGTCCGTACCGATTGCCGTCAGCGTGAATATGCTCACAATCTCAGAAAcctaaacaaaacaaagttattcCTAATCATGTCTCTTtaatggatagatagatagacagatagatagatagatagatagatagatagatagatagatagatagatacatacatacatacatacatacatacatacatacatagatacatacatacatacatacatacatacatacatacatacatacatacatacatacacaaaactATGACAGTCACAGAGAGAcggacaatatatatatatatatatatatatatatatatatatatatatatatatatatatatatatatatatatatatatatatatatatatataatcccatggtatttttctctgtttgacgtcatcgtatacgagtgtttttcgcggagccgtacaacttcgagccgaaggcgagaagttgtgcggctttgcgaaaaacacgagtatacgatgacgtcaaacagagaaaaattccatgggattatatatttatcacatgaacagtcttcttatttttctttgatgtggatggatcaaaattattgtaacaaattgcatggtttttatcgcgattttgtgtttttccttacgcggattactttcatttattgagtaaagcggcccgtcacccaggagatgtgcgaATGTTTACAggcatactttcattcataaatcccattaagctGAACTTTTGATACATGAAATAGtctctccaccaatcagacatacggattcggtcacgtgcgcatgtcaatcattgtctcgcgctggaccgaCGCCAAGGCAAGTCTACCATCGACGGACATGACTTTCACCTCGCTAGCGACGGACaaccatagtattttgagttatttagaatatttacaattatatttatgaaactaatgcaacgacacgatcgaaacagtagttatcattcttagagatgctgtagattttaaaatatcataagtttacgacctttgcgagcccgaaagtttcagatcgatgacacacagagtgtacgcttgtaagttgtagtgggcactgccgtcaccggtcttcgccggtggccatctcggtcgtcaattttTCGTCtgacggactttgatgtttgctgttacacatatatcgcccgtaggtacatcccaattttgttacttgacgggaactctgttctgttgtgagtgttgtccttCAACTTTTGAAATACATCGGATTACGTCGCTGCACTGtaggtcgacagcttatgttttcactattagccttacgctgcaggtttgattccgatcgagaaacgacggaataatttgtgtgatgaaggaaatttatcgttgttcgtaaaatgactttatgcttgtgccttctatgtcgctttcccgaagattatacggtactcatttgtgaagttgaactttcgttcaGGTGTatatttcgggtttatcgccaacctcGATCGCCAGGTATGACatcgcttggcgatcgccaggtacgacgacgtccacattgagccttacgactggagccgttacgttactgagccattataACTATTGGGAATAgttaaagctttagcgactcgaaatgtCGTTGGACATACCTTCTATATTTCCATACTttgatttatcgggtcacctttttgtcaaaatgccatgagagcacggcatcgatcacgacaaatcggtctgtggcAACGTGCATGTACGAACGGTATCATTGCAGtaaaaaaagttccggttgatgacgtacaacagcgaTAATATGGATTttttatctgtgctggtgtacgtcacacaggtggagatacgggccagttcatgtgataaatatatatatatatatataatacatatacatatgcatatgcatatatatatatatatatatatatatattatatatatatatatatatatatatatatatatatatatatatatatatatatatatatatatatatatatatatatattatactcaAATTATGTCAAgtgcaaagtaataatatctctTAATATCccttacttaagtttcatgcatcctacaATCTTTATAGAAAAGTGCAAGGAATCTCAGCCCCACACTCTCATTTATACCTTTGGGACGTACTATtttatttgtaggtggtgttaaaatttgaaaaaaataatagatGTTTTGGTGATGACATTTGGAATCTAAC belongs to Ptychodera flava strain L36383 chromosome 17, AS_Pfla_20210202, whole genome shotgun sequence and includes:
- the LOC139115315 gene encoding neuropeptide Y receptor type 5-like isoform X1, which codes for MAQQYAAMLSNDSESYSYYYEDVYSLPRMDQAAVHILSPIFILGVVVSTVGNIVVILVITCKKNSKASFNTLILNLAISDWTLSLLCLPFVFTSAVMGEWIFGDVICRLAPFALKVSEIVSIFTLTAIGTDRYHAIMYPLKEKLTTRKKIILVVIIWVTAAVICTPYALYHSVRRFPIEDNRRASLCLATWPSSGFAVQPKEAYIWTMFFSTYVLPFSSSESATSERRSSWGDESCPDLRTRQGTSNNCGSSERRWPPLYRR
- the LOC139115315 gene encoding substance-K receptor-like isoform X2; the encoded protein is MDNVFLYVRTTLLILGVCYFRAAFKLGRRKLPGSSNQTRDKQQLRVKRKAMATLISAVILFAICWLPVHVYNLFFLTYNPQYLQSRPKITMTARACVFVWMVIVDAVINPVIYVFISDRFKRDICRLSFTCRRAVKRFRVKSSGKETTSCKTTMSDLRTTSQQRSSAMLQTYKKCLSKDSSDKMALKSML